One window of the Nicotiana tabacum cultivar K326 chromosome 4, ASM71507v2, whole genome shotgun sequence genome contains the following:
- the LOC107760614 gene encoding protein BEARSKIN2-like translates to MATSSGGVPPGFRFHPTDEELLHYYLKKKISFQKFDMEVIREVDLNKIEPWDLQEKCKIGSTPQNEWYFFSHKDRKYPTGSRTNRATNAGFWKATGRDKCIRNSFKKIGMRKTLVFYRGRAPHGQKTDWIMHEYRLEDADDPQGNQSDDGWVICRVFMKKHLFKVGNEGSGAASSDQLNSTSSHQSRAFNSQYLLQQQQQQQQGGHSLNYSHIPLALPQYNSHLQLQPQNIIPNKPLGYHDFSALPTSDHQAPLMVKQLMSSADSACSDQNLPYNQQEVGSSCNHHQNLNEWGMIASSHGQLGHGHGQEDDNSAKTAGVRFDDANASSVNQINQLSLRGEMDFWGYTK, encoded by the exons ATGGCTACATCTAGCGGCGGTGTTCCGCCGGGCTTCCGATTCCATCCGACGGACGAAGAGCTTCTTCATTACtacttgaagaagaaaatttcgTTTCAGAAGTTTGACATGGAAGTTATCAGAGAGGTCGACTTGAATAAGATTGAGCCCTGGGATTTGCAAG AGAAGTGCAAGATTGGATCAACTCCACAGAATGAGTGGTATTTTTTCAGCCACAAGGACAGAAAATATCCGACAGGATCAAGGACAAACCGAGCAACAAATGCAGGGTTTTGGAAGGCCACAGGGAGGGACAAATGCATAAGGAACAGCTTCAAGAAGATAGGTATGAGGAAAACCCTAGTTTTCTACAGAGGAAGAGCTCCCCATGGCCAAAAGACTGACTGGATCATGCATGAGTACAGGCTTGAAGATGCTGATGACCCTCAAGGAAATCAAAGT GATGATGGCTGGGTGATTTGTAGAGTTTTCATGAAGAAACATTTATTCAAAGTTGGAAACGAAGGGAGCGGCGCAGCCTCATCAGATCAACTGAACAGCACATCAAGCCACCAATCTCGCGCCTTCAACAGCCAATATCtactgcaacaacaacaacaacagcagcagggCGGCCATAGCCTAAACTATTCCCACATCCCCTTAGCTTTGCCACAATATAATTCTCACCTCCAACTTCAACCTCAAAACATCATTCCTAACAAGCCATTGGGCTACCATGACTTCTCAGCTCTCCCAACTTCTGATCATCAAGCGCCCCTTATGGTGAAGCAATTAATGTCGAGCGCCGACAGCGCCTGCAGCGACCAGAACCTCCCTTATAACCAGCAGGAAGTTGGAAGTAGTTGTAATCATCATCAGAATTTGAATGAATGGGGAATGATTGCCAGTTCCCACGGCCAGCTCGGACACGGACACGGACAGGAGGATGATAATTCAGCCAAAACTGCAGGGGTCAGGTTTGATGATGCAAATGCATCCTCCGTGAATCAAATCAATCAGCTTTCCCTGCGCGGGGAGATGGATTTCTGGGGTTACACTAAATAA